The Oryzihumus leptocrescens sequence ACCAGGATGTGCGTCAGCTCCACCCCCGCCGCGGGGAAGGAGTCGGGTGCCGTCACGGCGTCGGGGTCGCGGCCGCGGTCACGGGTGGAACTGCACCAGGCCGAGCATGTTGCCCTCGCTGTCGCGGAACCACGCCGCGCGCATGTAGCCGGGGGAGAAGATGTTCGTCCCCGAGTCGAAGTCCGGCATCTGCGGGTAGCTCTCGAACTCCACGCCGCGGGCCTTGAGTCCGGCCACCTCGGCCCCGATGTCGTCGACGGTCCAGCCCATCTGGGTGTGCAACCCGCTGCCGGCGTTCCTGCCGGGGTAGACCACGAACGTCGAGCCGTTGCAGCCGTACCGCAGGCCGCCGGGGGTCTCCTCCTCCGGCTCGAGGCCGAGCTTGTCGCGGTAGAACGCCCTGGCGCGTGCGAGGTCGGTGGCAGGCAGCGTGGCGTGCGCCCGCAGGTCCTTGAGCATGGCCCTCACTCCTTCTCCGCCCCTGCCAGACCACTGTGGCCCCGGCGTGCCCGGGCTGCCTCCGCCAAGCGGATGATCGCGCGGATGTCCGCACCCAAACGGCACCAATCGGGCATGATGACCAGTGCCATGGAGAGCCTGTCGCCACCCCTGACCGACGCCACCGCGGCCGACGCCGCGCGTGCTGCGGCGCTCGACGAGTACGACGTCCTCGGCCGCCCGCCGGAGCCTGAGCTGGAGGCGCTCGTCGAGCTGGCCGCCCTGGTCTGCGGGGTGCCGACGGCCGTCATCAACCTCATCGACGAGACCCACCAGCACCAGGTGGCGGCCTTCGGCATCGGGCCCTCGATCTGCACCCGCGACGACTCCATGTGCGACGTCACCATCCAGCAGCAGTCGCCGGTCGTGCTGGCCGACGCGCGGCTCGACCCGCGGTTCGCGCAGAACCCGTTCGTCACCGGGGTCATCGCCTCGCTGCGCTTCTATGCCTCCAGCCAGCTGCGCACCCCCGCGGGCATCACGATCGGCACGCTGTGCGTCTTCGACGAGGAGGAGCGGCACCTCACCCCGGCCCAGGCGGGGGCCGTCGACGCCCTCGCCCGGCAGATCGTCGACATCCTCGAGCTGCGCCGGCGCACCGCCCTGCTCGAGCAGTCGCTCGAGGAGCTGACCCTGGCCCGGGCCGAGCTGAACCGGTCCAACGACCAGCTCGCCGCCTTCGCCGGCCAGGTCAGCCACGACCTGCGCAACCCGCTCACCGCGGTGATGGGCTACGTCCAGGAGCTGGCCGACCTGCCCTCCGTGGCCGAAGACCCCGAGGGCAGCTGGCTGGCCGAGCGGGCGGGGCAGTCGGCCGCGCGGATGTACGCCCAGATGACCGAGCTGCTCGACTACGGCCACGTCGGGGGGCGCCTCGGCAGCGAGGAGGTCGACCTCGGCCGGGTGGCCTACCTCGTCCGTGACGACCTTGGCGACCTCGTCCGCGCCGGCGGGGCGGACCTCGTCATCCACACCCTGCCGGTGGTCCGTGGAGATGAGAACCAGCTCCGTTCGGTGCTGCAGAACCTCATCTCCAACGCCCTGAAGTTCACCCTCCCGGGTGTGCCCGCCCGCGTGACCGTCTCGGCCCGGCGAGGTGCGAGCGGGACTCGCGTCGAGGTCGCCGACCGCGGGGTGGGAGTCCCGGTCGGGCAGGCCGCCGGGGTCTTCACCCTGTTCGAGCGCACCGGGCAGGTCGACGTCGAGGGTCACGGCATCGGCCTGGCCACCTGCCGGCGGGTCGTCGAGGCGCACGGCGGCCGGATCGGGCTCGAGTCGCGCGACGGGGGCGGCACGGTGGCGTGGTTCGAGCTGCCGGACAACGCCGGCTGAGTTTGGGGACCGCCCTGACCTGCAGGTATCCTCCAGCGAGCAAAGTGAGACCCCGCCAAGTATGAGTTGGCGGGGCCTCCTTTTTGTCCGGGGGTGACGCTCCCGCACTTCGGCCAGTGCGCCCTGTCCACCCGTCCGTCACGACGGGTCCGCCGGGTTGCCCCTCGGTCCGGACCTCGTTTGCTGGCCGATCCGCCTCCGTTGCCGAAGGCGTGAGTCCTTTGTATGCCGGGCCGTCACCGCAGCACAGGGACCTTGGTCACCGACGCCGCGGCGTCAGCGCGGGGGCATCCGCAGCGCGCCATCGAGGCGGATGACCTCACCGTTGAGCATCGGGTTGTCGACGATGTGCGCGACCAGCGAGGCGTACTCGCTCGGCCTGCCCAGGCGCGAGGGGTGGGGCACCTGCGCCTCGAGGACCGCCTTCACGTCGCCGGGCAGCCCGGAGAGCATCGGCGTCTCGAACGTGCCGGGGGCCACGGTGACCACGCGGATGTCCCTGTCGGCGAGGTCCCGCGCGGCCGAGAGGGTGAGGCCGACGACGCCACCCTTGGACGCGGCATACGCGGCCTGGCCGATCTGGCCGTCGTAGGCGGCGATCGACGCCGTCATGACGACGACGCCGCGGTCGCCGTCGACCGGCTCGTTGTCGAGCATCGCGGCGGCGCCCAGGCGCAGCACGTTGAACGTGCCGACGAGGTTGATGTCGATGACGTTGCGGAACGTCTCGAGGTCGAGCGGGCCCTTCTTGCCGACCACCCGGCCGGGGGTGCCGACGCCCGCGCAGTTGACGACGACGCGCAGGTCGCCGAGCTCCCTGGCGACCTCGATCGCGGCCTGCACCTGAGCCTCGTCGCGCACGTCCCCCGGGGCGAAGCGCGCGTGGTCGCCGAGCTCCTCGGCCAGGGCCTTCCCGCTGGAGGAGGGCAGGTCGACGATGACGACCGAGGCGCCGCCGTCGTGCAGGCGTCGGACGGTGGCCTCACCGAGTCCGGAGGCGCCACCGGTGACGAGCGCGACGGTGGAGTCGTTGATGTTCAAGGAGGTTCCTCGCTGTGGTGTCGGGGACGGGGTGGTCAGCCGCGCAGCAGCTGACGGGCGATGACCAGGCGCTGGATCTGGTTGGTGCCCTCGAAGATCTGGGTCACCTTGGCCTCGCGCATGTAGCGCTCGACCGGGAAGTCCTGCGTGTAACCGTAGCCACCGAGGACCTGGACCGCATCGGTGGTGACCTTCATGGCGGCGTCGGTGCACACCAGCTTGGCGATCGCGGCCTGCTTGCTGAAGGGCCGGCCGGCGTCGCGCAGGCGCGCCGCGTGCAGGTAGGTCGCGCGGGCCGAGGTGACCGCGGCCTCCATGTCGGCGAGCAGGAACGACAGGCCCTGGAACTCGCTGATCGCCCGGCCGAACTGCTTCCGCTCGGTCGCATAGCCCGCCGCCACGTCCAGCGCCGCCTGCGCCAGGCCCGTCGCGGCCGCCGCGATCCCGAGGCGGCCGGAGTCCAGCGCGGACAGGGCGATCGACATGCCCATGCCCGGCTCGCCGACGAGGCGGCCGGCGTCGACGACGGCGTCCTCGAAGTAGACCTGGCGCACCGTGTCGCAGGCCAGGCCCATCTTGCGCTCGGGCTCGCCGAAGCTCAGGCCCTCGGTGCCGGCCGGGACGACGAAGCAGGACAGCCCCTTGCTCGGGTGGTCGCCGGTGCGGGCGAAGGTCGTGTAGAAGTCCGCGTGGCCGGCGTGGGAGATCCACGCCTTGGTGCCCTTGAGCCGGTATGCCGAGCCGTCACCGAGCGGGGTGGCCCGGGTGGAGATCGCGGAGACGTCGGAGCCGGCCTGGGGCTCGGAAAGGCAGTAGGCGCCGAGCATCGAGCCGCCGAGCATGTCCGGCAGCAGCCCGGCCTTCTGGGCGTCGGTGCCGAACTGCGCCACGGGGTAGCAGGTCAGGGAGTGGACGCTGACGCCGACGGCGACGCTCATCCACGCCGCGGCGATCTCCTCGACGACCTGCAGGTAGACCTCGTAGGGCTGCCCGCCGCCGCCGACCTCCTCGGGGTAGGCCAGGGACAGCAGCCCGGCGTCCCCGAGCAGCCGGAAGGTGTCGCGGGGGAACTCGGCGGCCGCCTCGGCGGCCGGGGCCTTCGGCGCGAGCTGCTCGGCGCAGATCTCGCGCGTGAGCTCGATGAGGTCCTGGGCTTCCTCGGTGGGCATGAGGCGGTCTGCGGGCATGACAGAAACGATACTGCACGCGATACGTCAGTATCACTGTCCGTATGATCTGTGACATGTCCGCGACACTGACCGCCCGCCAGGTGGACCTGCTCGGCCGGCTCACCGACCTGGTCGTGGCCGAGGGCTTCGCGCACCTGACCCTGGACGACCTCGCGGCGCGGCTGCGCTGCTCCAAGACCACGCTCTACGCGCTGGCCCCGAGCAAGGACCAGCTCGCGGTGCGGGTGGTCAACAACTTCTTCCGACGCTCGACCGCGTTCGTCGAGTCGCGGGTGGCGCAGCGGCGTGCGCCGCTGCGCCGGATCGAGGCCTACCTCGAGGCGGTCGCCGAGGCGCTGCGCCCGGCCTCTCGGCAGTTCATCGACGACATCGCCGGCTTCGAACCAACCCGGGCGACCTACCGCGACAACGCCGTGGCGGCGGCCCGCAGGGTGCGCGAGCTGGTCGACGAGGCCGCGGCGGAGAAGGCCGTCGCCCCGGTCGACGCCG is a genomic window containing:
- a CDS encoding VOC family protein, with protein sequence MLKDLRAHATLPATDLARARAFYRDKLGLEPEEETPGGLRYGCNGSTFVVYPGRNAGSGLHTQMGWTVDDIGAEVAGLKARGVEFESYPQMPDFDSGTNIFSPGYMRAAWFRDSEGNMLGLVQFHP
- a CDS encoding sensor histidine kinase, yielding MMTSAMESLSPPLTDATAADAARAAALDEYDVLGRPPEPELEALVELAALVCGVPTAVINLIDETHQHQVAAFGIGPSICTRDDSMCDVTIQQQSPVVLADARLDPRFAQNPFVTGVIASLRFYASSQLRTPAGITIGTLCVFDEEERHLTPAQAGAVDALARQIVDILELRRRTALLEQSLEELTLARAELNRSNDQLAAFAGQVSHDLRNPLTAVMGYVQELADLPSVAEDPEGSWLAERAGQSAARMYAQMTELLDYGHVGGRLGSEEVDLGRVAYLVRDDLGDLVRAGGADLVIHTLPVVRGDENQLRSVLQNLISNALKFTLPGVPARVTVSARRGASGTRVEVADRGVGVPVGQAAGVFTLFERTGQVDVEGHGIGLATCRRVVEAHGGRIGLESRDGGGTVAWFELPDNAG
- a CDS encoding SDR family NAD(P)-dependent oxidoreductase, whose amino-acid sequence is MNINDSTVALVTGGASGLGEATVRRLHDGGASVVIVDLPSSSGKALAEELGDHARFAPGDVRDEAQVQAAIEVARELGDLRVVVNCAGVGTPGRVVGKKGPLDLETFRNVIDINLVGTFNVLRLGAAAMLDNEPVDGDRGVVVMTASIAAYDGQIGQAAYAASKGGVVGLTLSAARDLADRDIRVVTVAPGTFETPMLSGLPGDVKAVLEAQVPHPSRLGRPSEYASLVAHIVDNPMLNGEVIRLDGALRMPPR
- a CDS encoding acyl-CoA dehydrogenase family protein → MPADRLMPTEEAQDLIELTREICAEQLAPKAPAAEAAAEFPRDTFRLLGDAGLLSLAYPEEVGGGGQPYEVYLQVVEEIAAAWMSVAVGVSVHSLTCYPVAQFGTDAQKAGLLPDMLGGSMLGAYCLSEPQAGSDVSAISTRATPLGDGSAYRLKGTKAWISHAGHADFYTTFARTGDHPSKGLSCFVVPAGTEGLSFGEPERKMGLACDTVRQVYFEDAVVDAGRLVGEPGMGMSIALSALDSGRLGIAAAATGLAQAALDVAAGYATERKQFGRAISEFQGLSFLLADMEAAVTSARATYLHAARLRDAGRPFSKQAAIAKLVCTDAAMKVTTDAVQVLGGYGYTQDFPVERYMREAKVTQIFEGTNQIQRLVIARQLLRG
- a CDS encoding TetR/AcrR family transcriptional regulator, coding for MSATLTARQVDLLGRLTDLVVAEGFAHLTLDDLAARLRCSKTTLYALAPSKDQLAVRVVNNFFRRSTAFVESRVAQRRAPLRRIEAYLEAVAEALRPASRQFIDDIAGFEPTRATYRDNAVAAARRVRELVDEAAAEKAVAPVDAAFVATWVGVTIEAIQRGEFAERAGLGDAAAFEELGRLVSRALARPA